In one window of Phycisphaerales bacterium DNA:
- a CDS encoding ankyrin repeat domain-containing protein — protein sequence MNNLKGHLVLIGVAIVGVALILVAILLPPSEVPLPPDDEQASAQTSEGQDPTSERTPPAEPRAEAIDEPAHVRLLRAASAGDTGTIDGLLAMGVDVDSRASQADVDAVASPQLEVDATALMLAARDGNEPTVRTLLEAGADPNARSASGMTALMHAAQQGQTDVVVSLLGAGADPAMQTQEGRTALMLAARSGAHQPASLLLEAGADPDQTDADGATALMHAAGAQQLEAILVLLGGGADVQAVDDRGRGAIDRAGESGPVADMLREAAGG from the coding sequence ATGAACAATCTCAAGGGCCATCTCGTGCTCATCGGCGTGGCGATCGTCGGCGTCGCGCTCATCCTGGTCGCCATCCTCCTGCCGCCCAGCGAGGTCCCGCTGCCGCCCGACGACGAGCAGGCCTCGGCCCAGACCTCCGAAGGCCAGGACCCTACCAGTGAGCGCACGCCCCCGGCCGAGCCCAGGGCCGAAGCGATCGACGAGCCCGCACACGTCCGGCTTCTTCGGGCCGCCTCGGCGGGCGACACAGGGACCATCGACGGCCTGCTGGCCATGGGCGTGGATGTGGACAGCCGCGCAAGCCAGGCCGACGTGGACGCCGTCGCATCGCCCCAACTTGAAGTGGACGCCACGGCCCTCATGCTGGCCGCCCGCGACGGCAATGAACCCACCGTGCGGACGCTGCTCGAGGCCGGGGCCGACCCCAACGCCCGATCGGCGTCGGGCATGACCGCCCTGATGCATGCAGCCCAACAGGGCCAGACCGACGTGGTCGTTTCGTTGCTGGGCGCGGGGGCCGATCCGGCCATGCAGACCCAGGAGGGCCGCACGGCCCTGATGCTCGCCGCCCGCAGCGGGGCCCACCAGCCCGCCAGCCTGCTGCTGGAGGCCGGGGCCGACCCCGATCAGACCGACGCCGACGGCGCCACGGCCCTCATGCACGCGGCCGGGGCCCAGCAGTTGGAAGCCATCCTGGTGCTGCTGGGCGGCGGGGCCGACGTGCAGGCCGTGGACGATCGCGGCCGCGGGGCGATCGACCGGGCGGGCGAGAGCGGCCCGGTGGCCGACATGCTGCGTGAGGCCGCCGGCGGCTGA
- a CDS encoding DUF2238 domain-containing protein yields MAPHRPAFWTDPSRLAAMIVFVLALAGFSIYAIANGNAEFIFYGVVLVILAIAVFVLDRRVELSHAAIWGLLAWAVLHLTGGNVPAGEAGVLYNFRPAPWLPKYDQALHAVGFAIATLVCWECLRRALVRDDGAPPRASWGLAIACVLMGIGLGALNEVVEFVAVLTMPETNVGGYTNTGWDLVSNLVGAAAMGAWIRLRG; encoded by the coding sequence ATGGCACCGCACCGACCCGCGTTCTGGACCGACCCCAGCCGCCTTGCCGCGATGATCGTGTTCGTGCTGGCCCTGGCGGGCTTCTCGATCTACGCCATCGCCAATGGCAACGCCGAGTTCATCTTCTACGGCGTGGTGCTGGTGATCCTGGCCATCGCCGTCTTCGTGCTCGATCGGCGCGTGGAACTCTCGCACGCGGCCATCTGGGGGCTGCTGGCCTGGGCCGTGCTGCACCTGACCGGCGGCAACGTGCCCGCGGGCGAGGCGGGGGTGCTCTACAACTTCCGCCCGGCGCCCTGGCTGCCCAAGTACGACCAGGCGTTGCACGCGGTGGGCTTTGCCATCGCGACGCTCGTGTGCTGGGAGTGCCTGCGCCGGGCGCTCGTGCGCGATGATGGGGCGCCACCGCGGGCGAGCTGGGGCCTGGCCATCGCCTGCGTGCTCATGGGCATCGGCCTGGGCGCGCTCAACGAGGTCGTCGAGTTCGTGGCCGTGTTGACGATGCCCGAGACGAACGTGGGCGGCTACACAAACACCGGGTGGGACCTGGTAAGCAACCTGGTGGGGGCGGCGGCGATGGGGGCGTGGATCCGGCTGCGGGGCTGA
- a CDS encoding EF-hand domain-containing protein — MATPFGNVARCAALASHVLVCCGAQGQDVIEWALPVDGAFEESANWSPARVPGVLDSVVLGFTTPYAVTLLGPAGVSRIDLTNPAATLRLVDAAELSLDELAGPGVVQMESPGVSLRTRLIVAGDGLLDTRVELLVAPDEQSGCTLTHGGGAPARIGPRGVVSGAGLLQGNWHNAGRIDVSGDLLDLRVGEITQAPSGRIVVRNGSTFRIDDNAVRGGVIQLEPGSELDSIRGVIDGVTIEGQLQLRNGQSVDVQNDVTFDDIVVHGTPFPGVALLFYDDGAVLRGRLELAGRPGSPGTAVLRPKERDGVGRFAQGSVVDVTWGEIEGRWENDGLIEVRGAGSTLDMNAAIVQSSTGVFRVGEGSFVDSPAIIGGLVELGAGSRLLNGAFFEGARVVGGFGVPSGETVRASAQAVIEGPVVVNTLGLALDTRFSLRSASRLRGDVALNGQAGSGLSAVFEGDGPDSDRPIIEAGVTVHGSGQVLDWLINESAITADGPDQSITFLKGGIRQQRDGILIARNGGTFIFEGMEVEGEIIDVRGGSCIMRRGAFADTAFIGASVHGSLDFEPDATLRIGDGTRFDEPLALPGGVDEPTVVTLLRDATFHDVLRMDAPSADLEAARFEAERGRLATIGPDGLVEGQGEINGPFSDMLIQGTLAPGPATGSGEAVGTMLHRGELFISPLARLVIDVAGPGAHDQIVGDGQITLGGTLRVRLADGYEPAGDASFTVLTQAFLGGRVDRVEVHPPTGLGPAHAIQTDQTLTVVLCAADRDGDGALTIFDFLEYQTQFDSGRPSADLDGDGVLTIFDFLAFQTAFDAGCG, encoded by the coding sequence ATGGCGACGCCGTTCGGAAACGTGGCTCGATGTGCAGCATTGGCCTCGCACGTCCTGGTGTGCTGCGGTGCGCAGGGCCAGGACGTCATCGAATGGGCGCTGCCGGTCGATGGAGCATTCGAAGAATCCGCGAACTGGTCACCCGCCCGCGTGCCCGGCGTGCTCGATTCGGTTGTCCTGGGATTCACAACGCCGTATGCCGTCACGCTGCTGGGTCCTGCCGGCGTCTCTCGGATCGACCTCACCAATCCGGCGGCCACGCTGCGGCTCGTCGATGCGGCCGAACTCTCGCTCGACGAACTGGCGGGCCCCGGCGTCGTGCAAATGGAGAGCCCGGGCGTGTCGCTCAGGACGCGCCTGATCGTCGCGGGCGATGGGCTGCTCGACACGCGCGTCGAGTTGCTGGTGGCGCCCGACGAGCAATCGGGCTGCACGCTCACCCACGGCGGTGGCGCGCCCGCTCGGATCGGCCCACGGGGCGTCGTGTCGGGCGCCGGCCTCCTCCAGGGCAACTGGCACAACGCCGGCCGCATCGACGTGTCCGGCGACCTGCTCGACCTTCGCGTGGGCGAGATCACGCAGGCGCCGTCCGGCCGCATCGTGGTCCGCAACGGCTCGACGTTCCGGATCGACGACAATGCCGTGCGCGGCGGCGTGATCCAGCTCGAGCCCGGAAGCGAGCTTGATTCGATCCGCGGCGTGATCGATGGGGTGACGATCGAGGGCCAACTCCAGCTCCGCAACGGCCAGTCGGTCGACGTCCAGAACGATGTGACGTTCGACGACATCGTGGTCCACGGCACGCCGTTCCCGGGCGTCGCCCTGCTCTTCTACGACGACGGCGCCGTGCTCCGCGGGCGGCTCGAACTCGCCGGGCGGCCAGGGTCGCCCGGCACGGCGGTGCTGCGGCCGAAGGAGCGGGACGGCGTGGGCCGGTTCGCCCAGGGCAGCGTGGTCGACGTCACCTGGGGGGAGATCGAGGGTCGCTGGGAGAATGATGGCCTCATCGAGGTGCGCGGCGCCGGCAGCACGCTCGACATGAATGCGGCGATCGTGCAATCGTCCACCGGCGTCTTTCGCGTTGGCGAGGGCAGCTTCGTCGACTCGCCGGCGATCATCGGGGGCCTGGTCGAACTCGGGGCCGGCAGCCGCTTGCTGAACGGCGCCTTCTTCGAGGGCGCACGAGTCGTCGGCGGCTTCGGCGTACCCAGCGGCGAGACCGTGCGGGCCTCGGCCCAGGCCGTCATCGAGGGGCCCGTCGTGGTCAACACGCTCGGGCTGGCCCTGGATACGCGATTCTCGCTGCGATCGGCCTCGCGCCTCCGAGGCGACGTGGCCCTGAACGGCCAAGCCGGCTCCGGCTTGTCGGCCGTGTTCGAGGGTGACGGGCCCGACAGCGATCGGCCGATCATCGAGGCCGGCGTCACGGTGCATGGCTCCGGCCAGGTACTCGACTGGCTGATCAACGAGAGCGCCATCACCGCCGATGGTCCGGACCAGTCCATCACGTTCCTCAAGGGCGGCATCCGCCAGCAGCGCGATGGCATCCTGATCGCACGCAATGGCGGCACGTTTATATTCGAGGGCATGGAGGTCGAGGGAGAGATCATCGACGTCCGGGGCGGTTCGTGCATCATGCGGCGGGGGGCGTTCGCGGACACCGCGTTCATTGGGGCGTCGGTGCACGGATCGCTGGACTTCGAGCCGGACGCCACGCTGCGCATCGGCGACGGCACACGCTTCGATGAACCACTTGCGCTCCCCGGCGGGGTCGACGAACCGACCGTCGTGACGCTGCTGCGCGACGCGACGTTCCACGACGTGCTCCGCATGGACGCACCGTCAGCGGACCTGGAGGCGGCGCGCTTCGAGGCCGAGCGGGGCCGGCTCGCGACGATCGGGCCCGATGGCCTCGTCGAGGGCCAGGGCGAGATCAACGGCCCCTTCTCAGACATGCTCATCCAGGGCACGCTCGCTCCCGGCCCGGCAACGGGCTCGGGCGAAGCCGTCGGGACGATGCTGCATCGCGGCGAGCTGTTCATCTCGCCGCTCGCGCGGCTCGTCATCGACGTCGCCGGCCCCGGCGCGCACGATCAGATCGTTGGCGACGGCCAGATCACGCTCGGCGGCACGCTCCGGGTGCGCCTGGCCGACGGCTACGAGCCCGCGGGCGATGCGTCGTTCACCGTCCTCACGCAGGCATTCCTCGGTGGCCGGGTCGATCGCGTCGAGGTGCACCCGCCCACCGGCCTGGGCCCGGCCCACGCCATCCAGACCGACCAGACGCTGACGGTCGTGCTGTGCGCCGCCGACCGCGATGGCGATGGCGCGCTGACGATCTTCGACTTCCTCGAGTACCAGACGCAGTTCGATTCGGGCCGTCCCAGCGCCGACCTGGACGGCGACGGGGTGCTGACCATCTTCGACTTCCTGGCCTTCCAGACCGCCTTCGACGCCGGCTGCGGCTGA
- a CDS encoding GC-type dockerin domain-anchored protein codes for MRPRPYPTIAPASVLCVALLAATGPAVAQPERTHAGGAACEAAATFAWPQAEPRRATDLERMGRYVLASGPGMAVYDASDPARPELIATFEPEGMPTVDRIEVVGGVAWLADDTTLVAVDATDPSSMRELHRFEPGWTITGLASGRGVEGGGILAVTMLDSLLHLYDVGDPTNPIEGVSSGIGGGSLHFAFMGSVLVGVNRDGLTTRWVPDANTYRRLGHVRLPDNAMGLSVAGTTALVPCRNVGLVAFDLRDPANPREAGRRADLVPQAVASLGSLAVVAAFDADEAVIGRPNTIVRVLDARDPDDLTDVRAYITGFASDAVLLGRHAVLAGDRSLLAVDLARPVVDSRLGLVRIEPRPAVLAAHESHAYAARNAVLTVLDVTDPTDPRAIATRQAGARITGLWREDDLLVLATEEGVESWSLAEPAAPAFVSGQALPWPVLDASIDGAVLAIAVPCPQGLILLDIADPASPRVLGPAAFARCPFRLDAEGSLIASAEREGSTVAFTDVSDAIRPRELGEYDAGAVVRDVLLADGLAYVLAGGRVRVLDVTDPAHPVLLGQGEGALDEPGMLVLRDEVLVIETADRVRLVDVGEPARPLELGSLYQTDVRAVAFTADELLVAAGRSAGFVRVHGLSACRPCPGDLDGDGAATVLDYLEFTNRFLAGDPGADYDADGVLTVVDFLAFERAFAAGCD; via the coding sequence ATGCGTCCACGCCCTTATCCGACGATCGCACCCGCGTCTGTGCTGTGCGTCGCGCTGCTGGCGGCGACCGGTCCGGCCGTCGCGCAGCCCGAACGCACCCACGCCGGCGGCGCGGCCTGCGAGGCCGCCGCGACCTTCGCCTGGCCCCAGGCCGAACCCCGGCGGGCGACCGACCTGGAGCGAATGGGGCGCTACGTGCTGGCGAGCGGCCCGGGCATGGCGGTGTACGACGCCAGCGACCCGGCGCGGCCCGAGCTGATCGCCACCTTCGAGCCCGAGGGCATGCCCACGGTCGATCGCATCGAGGTCGTTGGCGGCGTGGCCTGGCTGGCCGACGACACAACGTTGGTGGCCGTCGACGCCACCGACCCCTCGTCCATGCGCGAGCTCCACCGCTTCGAGCCCGGCTGGACCATCACCGGGCTGGCCTCGGGCCGGGGCGTGGAGGGCGGGGGCATCCTCGCGGTGACGATGCTCGACTCGCTGCTGCACCTGTACGACGTGGGCGACCCGACCAACCCCATCGAGGGCGTCAGCTCGGGCATCGGCGGCGGCTCGCTGCACTTCGCGTTCATGGGCAGCGTGCTCGTGGGCGTCAACCGCGATGGCCTGACCACGCGGTGGGTGCCCGACGCCAACACCTACCGGCGGCTGGGGCACGTCCGCCTGCCCGACAACGCCATGGGGCTCTCGGTGGCCGGCACGACCGCATTGGTGCCCTGCCGGAACGTCGGCCTGGTGGCCTTCGACCTGCGCGACCCGGCCAACCCGCGCGAAGCCGGCCGCCGCGCCGACCTGGTGCCACAGGCGGTGGCCAGCCTGGGCTCGCTCGCGGTCGTCGCCGCGTTCGACGCCGACGAGGCCGTCATCGGCCGGCCCAACACCATCGTGCGCGTGCTGGATGCGCGCGATCCGGACGATCTGACTGACGTGCGGGCCTACATCACCGGCTTCGCGTCCGACGCGGTCTTGCTCGGCCGCCACGCCGTGCTGGCAGGCGACCGGTCGCTGCTGGCCGTCGACCTGGCGCGCCCCGTCGTCGATTCGCGGCTCGGGCTCGTGCGGATCGAGCCGCGGCCGGCGGTGCTTGCGGCGCACGAATCGCACGCGTACGCCGCGCGCAACGCCGTCCTGACCGTGCTGGACGTCACCGACCCGACCGACCCGCGGGCCATCGCCACGCGCCAGGCCGGCGCTCGGATCACGGGCTTGTGGCGCGAGGACGATCTGCTCGTGCTGGCGACCGAGGAGGGCGTGGAATCGTGGTCGCTCGCCGAGCCGGCGGCGCCCGCGTTCGTTTCCGGGCAAGCGCTGCCCTGGCCCGTGCTGGACGCCTCGATCGATGGCGCGGTGCTGGCCATCGCGGTGCCGTGCCCCCAGGGCTTGATCCTGCTGGACATCGCCGACCCGGCCAGTCCCCGCGTGCTCGGGCCGGCCGCGTTCGCCCGCTGCCCATTCCGGCTGGACGCAGAGGGTTCGCTGATCGCATCGGCCGAGCGCGAGGGATCGACGGTGGCGTTCACCGACGTGTCGGATGCCATCCGACCGCGCGAACTGGGCGAGTACGACGCCGGCGCGGTGGTGCGCGACGTGCTGCTGGCCGATGGACTGGCGTACGTGCTGGCCGGCGGGCGTGTACGCGTCTTGGACGTCACCGATCCGGCGCACCCGGTCCTCCTGGGCCAGGGCGAGGGCGCCCTGGACGAACCGGGCATGCTCGTGCTGCGAGACGAGGTGCTGGTGATCGAGACGGCCGACCGAGTCCGGCTGGTCGACGTGGGCGAGCCCGCCCGACCGCTGGAACTGGGCAGCCTCTACCAGACCGACGTGCGCGCCGTGGCCTTCACGGCCGACGAGTTGCTCGTCGCCGCCGGGCGCAGCGCCGGCTTCGTGCGTGTGCATGGTCTTTCGGCGTGCCGGCCGTGCCCGGGAGACCTCGATGGCGATGGCGCCGCGACGGTGCTGGACTACCTCGAGTTCACCAACCGCTTCCTCGCCGGCGATCCCGGGGCCGACTACGACGCGGATGGCGTGCTGACGGTCGTCGACTTTCTCGCCTTCGAGCGGGCCTTCGCCGCCGGCTGCGACTAG
- a CDS encoding alpha/beta fold hydrolase, protein MPTTSHTIECPGGHALAARLDEPEADASAYALFAHCFTCSKDSIAASRVSRALADRGIGVLRVDFTGLGQSEGAFAESTFTGNIADLRAACAWLGDNRRPPGLLIGHSLGGAAVLALAGAGGEAISSVRAVATIGAPADPEHVTHLFSAGLDEIRRDGSAEVSIGGRPFRVGAALVDDLQRQDPERTIANLRRALMIFHSPVDRIVGIDNAATIYGWARHPKSFVSLDQADHLLTDKADAEMVAGVLAAWAGRVLSSEPAP, encoded by the coding sequence ATGCCCACCACCAGCCACACGATCGAATGTCCCGGCGGCCACGCGCTGGCGGCCAGGCTCGACGAGCCCGAGGCCGATGCGTCCGCCTACGCGCTCTTTGCCCACTGCTTCACGTGCTCAAAAGACTCGATCGCCGCATCGCGGGTGTCCAGGGCGCTGGCCGACCGCGGCATCGGCGTGCTGCGGGTCGATTTCACCGGGCTCGGCCAGAGCGAGGGGGCGTTCGCCGAGTCCACGTTCACGGGCAACATCGCCGATCTGCGAGCCGCCTGCGCGTGGCTGGGCGACAATCGGCGGCCGCCGGGCCTGCTCATCGGCCACAGCCTTGGCGGCGCCGCGGTGCTTGCACTGGCCGGTGCGGGCGGTGAAGCGATCTCGAGCGTGCGGGCCGTGGCGACGATCGGCGCCCCGGCCGACCCCGAGCACGTCACCCACCTGTTCAGCGCCGGGCTCGACGAGATCCGCCGCGATGGCTCGGCCGAGGTCAGCATCGGCGGCCGCCCGTTCCGCGTGGGCGCGGCACTGGTCGACGACCTGCAGCGTCAGGACCCAGAGCGCACGATCGCGAACCTGCGACGCGCCCTGATGATCTTCCACTCGCCGGTCGACCGCATCGTGGGCATCGACAACGCCGCCACCATCTACGGCTGGGCCAGGCATCCCAAGAGCTTCGTGAGCCTGGATCAGGCCGACCACCTGCTGACGGACAAGGCCGATGCCGAGATGGTCGCCGGCGTGCTGGCGGCCTGGGCGGGGCGGGTGCTCTCGTCCGAGCCGGCGCCCTAG
- a CDS encoding DUF2339 domain-containing protein: protein MGEPPHDDAQRELADLRAQLRAMQQRLDALEAKLAAEATAPAEPEPQQPEPEAPRARPLFEELREKKMAAAAARDDAPPAAAAPPVPAEEPEPGAPPTRPRRTWNLSELEWLVGAKGIVLAGVLVLVIAAGFFLKEAWDRGWVDQVPGWVRCSLGAAFGIALVVVGEFFRRRINDLASSGVSAAGLAIVFGSILAAARIYELMPMPVAFGLLALTSLAGVLLGALSNRVLLAGLSLVGAFVVPLVVRTDSPSFVALPAYLLALLAMGLTLAGWKGSGFAVIRRLAWWGTATLGTLWGVAIIDDSLWSPLVFAALVWAMTIAELVASARFFARLRPSVAWPEESTAGLVQREPGAAIELDLRTLWTPEARWINSVFGVTVWAVLLMGYAVFEHAPGREWIVPAAMMAASLIVAFVVAPEGRRLWARVPSARSALATALAIDAAGLLALTIAVGLGGAAEVITWALVGLAAIAFGVCMRFHAASVLGLLFMGFGFARLVTFDLGNAVYLHADGALETIGAMGLRFGSWSAQMAIVAGTVTAAAVMLRRSPYRHATAVIALATVALAFIGPGSEGLPLGAAWAVLAVGAAYLAVAIGRADLRLASLVLLGVGTVTTGIAAAIALHGARRLPANVALSWTDASWALLVVAVMWVVASALPRLAPLARMAGAGVAVLAFAAMFVGDGTPMATLMLCWTLLLVALSVLVAADVRALRGWLLPTLAAGATLAMGALWIGQRAVTDWEAIDAAPLLHRAILTSLLIIASMLAVGWRLKRAAVVEGVPWNQAEVRAALRLAVFVAAGVLGLAMSSSEAYRAVQWMGVAGEAAPDAALSVWWALYAVATIALGVRLGAAGVRWAGLALLGVTASKAVLLDMAALDGLTRIIGSAVVGLILLGAGVGYAAMMGRSPAAPGGGGTTPR from the coding sequence ATGGGGGAACCGCCACACGACGATGCGCAGCGGGAACTGGCGGACCTGCGCGCGCAGCTCCGGGCGATGCAGCAGCGACTCGACGCGCTGGAGGCGAAGCTCGCCGCGGAGGCAACGGCCCCGGCCGAGCCCGAGCCCCAGCAGCCCGAACCGGAAGCGCCCAGGGCCAGGCCGCTCTTCGAGGAGCTCCGCGAGAAGAAGATGGCCGCGGCCGCCGCGCGCGACGATGCGCCCCCGGCGGCGGCCGCACCGCCCGTGCCCGCAGAAGAACCCGAGCCCGGAGCGCCGCCAACGCGACCGCGGCGCACGTGGAACCTCTCCGAGCTCGAGTGGCTGGTGGGGGCCAAGGGCATCGTGCTGGCCGGCGTGCTCGTGCTGGTCATCGCCGCCGGCTTCTTCTTGAAGGAAGCCTGGGACCGAGGCTGGGTCGACCAGGTGCCCGGCTGGGTGCGGTGCTCGCTCGGCGCGGCGTTCGGCATCGCGCTGGTCGTCGTGGGCGAGTTCTTCCGCCGCAGGATCAACGACCTGGCCTCCAGCGGCGTGAGTGCGGCGGGGCTGGCGATCGTGTTCGGCTCGATCCTGGCCGCGGCGCGGATCTACGAGCTGATGCCGATGCCGGTGGCCTTCGGGTTGCTCGCGCTGACCTCGCTCGCCGGCGTGCTGCTGGGGGCGCTCTCGAACCGTGTCTTGCTGGCCGGGCTGTCGTTGGTCGGCGCGTTCGTGGTGCCGCTGGTGGTGCGAACGGATTCCCCCTCGTTCGTGGCGCTGCCGGCGTACCTGCTGGCATTGCTGGCGATGGGCCTGACGCTGGCGGGCTGGAAGGGCAGCGGATTCGCCGTCATCCGCCGGCTGGCCTGGTGGGGCACGGCCACGCTGGGCACGCTCTGGGGCGTGGCGATCATCGACGACAGCCTGTGGTCGCCGCTGGTGTTCGCGGCCCTCGTGTGGGCGATGACGATCGCCGAGCTGGTCGCCTCGGCACGGTTCTTCGCGCGGCTGCGGCCCAGCGTGGCGTGGCCCGAGGAATCCACCGCCGGCCTGGTGCAGCGCGAGCCGGGTGCGGCCATCGAGCTCGATCTGCGCACGCTGTGGACGCCCGAGGCGCGATGGATCAACTCGGTGTTTGGTGTGACCGTGTGGGCGGTGCTGCTCATGGGCTACGCCGTCTTCGAGCACGCGCCCGGGCGCGAGTGGATCGTGCCGGCGGCGATGATGGCGGCCTCGCTCATCGTCGCGTTCGTGGTCGCGCCCGAGGGCCGGCGGTTGTGGGCCCGCGTGCCCTCGGCCCGCTCGGCGCTCGCAACGGCGCTGGCGATCGACGCGGCGGGCCTGCTCGCGCTCACGATCGCGGTGGGGTTGGGCGGGGCGGCCGAGGTCATCACCTGGGCCCTGGTCGGCCTGGCGGCGATCGCCTTCGGCGTATGCATGCGCTTCCACGCGGCTAGCGTGCTGGGGCTGCTGTTCATGGGCTTCGGCTTCGCCCGGCTGGTGACGTTCGACCTGGGCAACGCCGTGTACCTGCACGCCGACGGCGCGCTCGAAACCATCGGGGCGATGGGGCTTCGCTTCGGCTCGTGGTCGGCCCAGATGGCGATCGTGGCGGGCACCGTCACGGCCGCGGCGGTGATGCTGCGCCGCTCGCCGTATCGGCACGCGACGGCGGTTATAGCCCTAGCCACGGTCGCGCTCGCGTTCATCGGGCCGGGCAGCGAGGGGCTGCCGCTGGGCGCTGCGTGGGCCGTGCTGGCGGTGGGGGCGGCGTACTTGGCGGTGGCCATCGGGCGCGCCGACCTGCGGTTGGCGTCGCTCGTCCTGCTTGGCGTTGGCACAGTGACGACTGGCATTGCCGCCGCGATCGCCCTGCACGGCGCCCGGCGATTGCCCGCGAACGTGGCGCTCTCGTGGACCGACGCGTCCTGGGCGCTGCTGGTGGTCGCGGTGATGTGGGTCGTCGCCAGCGCGCTTCCACGGCTCGCGCCGCTGGCGAGGATGGCCGGCGCAGGCGTGGCGGTGCTGGCGTTCGCGGCGATGTTCGTGGGCGACGGGACGCCGATGGCCACGCTCATGCTCTGCTGGACGCTGCTGCTGGTGGCCCTGAGCGTGCTGGTCGCGGCGGATGTTCGCGCGCTGCGGGGCTGGTTGCTGCCGACGCTGGCCGCGGGCGCAACGCTCGCGATGGGCGCCTTGTGGATCGGCCAGCGCGCGGTGACGGACTGGGAAGCCATCGACGCGGCGCCGTTGCTGCACCGGGCGATCCTCACGTCGTTGCTCATCATCGCGAGCATGCTGGCGGTCGGCTGGCGGTTGAAGCGCGCGGCCGTGGTCGAGGGCGTGCCCTGGAACCAGGCCGAGGTGCGCGCGGCCCTGCGCCTGGCGGTGTTCGTGGCCGCGGGCGTGCTGGGGCTGGCGATGAGCTCGTCGGAGGCCTACCGGGCGGTTCAATGGATGGGCGTTGCCGGCGAGGCCGCGCCGGACGCGGCGCTCAGCGTCTGGTGGGCGCTCTACGCCGTGGCCACGATCGCCCTGGGCGTGCGCCTCGGCGCCGCCGGCGTGCGCTGGGCGGGGCTCGCGCTGCTGGGCGTGACGGCTTCGAAGGCCGTGCTGCTGGACATGGCCGCCCTCGACGGCCTGACGCGCATCATCGGCTCGGCGGTGGTTGGGCTCATCCTGCTGGGCGCGGGCGTGGGCTACGCGGCGATGATGGGTCGGTCGCCAGCGGCTCCCGGCGGCGGGGGAACAACGCCCCGCTGA